ATTTTTTATAATCAGAAAATATATTTATTTTTTTAAAAAATACCATATTTGAGTTTTATAAATTTTAAATAAATAATTTATTTTTTACTAAGTCAGTCTTATTTAAATTATATAATTATATAATAATAAAGTTAAATTACAAACACTTTTTCTTGAATAATATAATAGAGATAATACTTTGTAATTTTCTTTAATTCTTCTTTTTGATAATTGTTAATTTTAAGTTTTTCCAGAATATTTTCGTCTTTATGAATAATTAATCTTAATATCTTAATAATATCTCTTGATATTTCTTTACCTCTTTTCTCTTTATTTTGAATGTGTTCTGCGTCAATTAACCCCCCATCTTTTGCAGAGAAGAAAATCTTTCCTTCGTTTATTTTCTTTTCGCATTCAATACAATAATAAAGCTCGGGTTCAAAACCCAAAAAGGAAAAAAGAACCCACTCAAAATATCTTACAAAAAGCCATTCACTTCCTGGTTTATTTTTTTTAATTTTTTTTAATGTCTCAAGAAGTAAATTCCAAATTTCTTCATCTTTCTCCTCTCCATTTACAAGTTTGTTTAAAATATCAGAAATATAAAGTGCCATCCTAAATAATTTCGGATTTTCTTTTATTTCCGAAAAATCTTCTTTTAATATAGCATCAGTTACTATATTAAAGTTCTTACCTTTAACAAACTCAAGATTAATTAAGTTTAAAATCTGGAGACCTCCTTTTAATTTTGCTTGTGGTTTTCTAATTGCTTTTCCTAAAACCTCAATTTTGCCAAATTTTTTTGTGTATAAATAAAATAACTTATCATCTTCGCCCAGTTCTTTTTCGCCAATAACAACTGCTTTTGTCTTTATTGTTTCGTGAAGCATACCTATTTTTTCTTTATTCCGAGCCAAAGTTCTTCTCCTCTTTTAAATTTCTTTCTTGCTTTCTTCTGCATGTCTTCCCGAATTGACTTTCGAATATTTGTAATGTCTGTAAATCTACCTTTTTCGTCTCTTTCTACATAAAAAATCTTCCCCTTTACTTTTATTATTTCTTTAAGATAGGGTGGTTTTTCTTTCTCTAAAAGGTCTTTTGCTAATGTTTCTTCTTTTACAAAGTTTTTCTTTTTCTTTAATATATTCGAATTTTTTTCATCACCCTTATAATGAATCTCAATAACATTTTCCTTGCTAAGACCGCCCTTTTTCCTCATTTCCTGGATTGCTCTTGTAATCTCCCTCAAAAAACCTTCTTCTTTAAGCTCTTTTGTGATCTTTGTATCAAGTTTTAAGGATTTACCAAAAGTAACTTCTTTTACGTTTAATTCTTCTTTAATTAAATCTGATAATTCTTTTTTTTCTGCTATTTCTTTATCATTTATTTGTAAATTATTTAGTGGCTGACGGACTTTCATCCCAGCTTCTTTCCTTTTTGAAAGGGCCAAAGTAACAATTTCTCGAACTTTGTTCATTTTTTCTTCTAGTTTTTTGTCGATTAAATTTTTGTCTACTTTTGGATAATCAAATAAATGTACGGACTCCTCTGGTATATTTTTATTTTTCAAATCCAAGTAAATTTGTTCGCTTAAAAATGGTACCATCGGCGCCATAAGCTTTATTAGGTTGAAAAGAACAAAATAAAGAGTCTCTGCTGCATCTTCTTTCTCTTTCTTATCTTTGGGCTTTTGAAATCTTTTTCTTGATCTCCTAATATACCAGAGAGATAAATCCTCAATAAAGAAATTTTCTATCAACATGCTTGCCTTTGTAGAGTCGTATTTCTCAAGATTTTTGTTCACTTCATCTATTAGTCCGTTAATTTTTGATAGAATCCATTTGTCTAAGGCGTTTTTACCCTTAATATTATTTATATCTAAGTTGTTTATCTCCTCTTCTGAAATATATGTCTTGAAAAAAGTGTAGCTATTTAAAAGATTTAAAAGTTTTCTTTTTGTCTCTTCCGCGACGTGATACCCAAATCTAAGATTGTAAAAAGGATTTTGTTTTACATAAATCCAACGCATCACGTCTGCTCCTATTTTGCCTATAGCGTCATCAAACCAAATTGCATTCCCTTTGGACTTGTGCATTTCTTCACCCTTTTCGTCCACCACGCTAGCATACCCAAATATTGTTTTGGTCGGAGGTTTTTCTTCCAAAACAGTACTCATTACAATAAGAGAATAAAACCAATTTTTAAATTGTCCCGGAAAAGATTCACAAATAAATTCAATCGGGAACCAATCTTCCCAATATTTTCTGTCAGAGAAATAATTTAAAGTAGAAAAGGGCACGATTCCTGCGTCCAGCCATGGATTACCAACGTCAGCAATGCGCGAGACTACTTCTTCGCACTTTGAACATTTTATTTTTACTTTATCAATCCAAGGTTTGTGGGGAGATTTCCCTTTAAATTCTTCCCATCCTTCAATTGCTCTTTCTTTCAACTCTTCTCTTGATCCAATTATTTCAAAATTGCCACATTTTTTACACTCATAAATCGGCAAAGCCAACCCCCAATATCGATTTTTCTTACTGATCAACCAATCGTCCATGTTTTTTAGCCAATCTAATTCTCTTTCAAGCCCAAAAGAAGGAATCCATTTTATTTTCTTTGTTATGTCTATCAACTCATCTCTTAATTTCTCCATTGAAATATACCATTCGTCAGCTACTTTCCAAACTAATTCTTCTTTACAACGCCAACAAGCAGGATATCTGTGTAAGTATGATTTTTTGTTGAAAAAATAATCTCCGAGTTTGTTTATTATTATCTCTGGTTGTTTTTTTGCGTTTTTCCCCGTAAATTCTCCCATCCCCTCAAGATAATCTGCATTATCTGCTATTGGAGAAATTATAGAAAGTTTTTCTTTCTTTCC
This region of Candidatus Paceibacterota bacterium genomic DNA includes:
- the recO gene encoding DNA repair protein RecO, translated to MLHETIKTKAVVIGEKELGEDDKLFYLYTKKFGKIEVLGKAIRKPQAKLKGGLQILNLINLEFVKGKNFNIVTDAILKEDFSEIKENPKLFRMALYISDILNKLVNGEEKDEEIWNLLLETLKKIKKNKPGSEWLFVRYFEWVLFSFLGFEPELYYCIECEKKINEGKIFFSAKDGGLIDAEHIQNKEKRGKEISRDIIKILRLIIHKDENILEKLKINNYQKEELKKITKYYLYYIIQEKVFVI
- the ileS gene encoding isoleucine--tRNA ligase — encoded protein: MNFDFAKKEEEILKFWKKNNIFEKLRNKNQGKERWSFLDGPITANNPMGVHHAWGRTYKDVFQRYKAMQGFDERFQNGFDCQGLWVEVEVEKELGFKNKKDIENYGVEKFVEKCKERVFKYSKIQTEQSIRLGQWMDWGNSYYTMSDENNYAIWNFLKKCDEKGWIYKGHDTVAWCPRCETAISQHEILTEDYKEITHDSVFFRLPIINEGNKEWENTYLLVWTTTPWTIPANVAIGINSKYTYGIWEDKKSKEKYVFLLSGEEKKPPVREVQKNGGALSLEAWIMQDLGKTLGNIKTIEAEELLNLKYKGPFDDLEIVKNAQKENPETFHSIVDVRDIVNDEEGTGLLHIAPGAGQEDFKIGKKEKLSIISPIADNADYLEGMGEFTGKNAKKQPEIIINKLGDYFFNKKSYLHRYPACWRCKEELVWKVADEWYISMEKLRDELIDITKKIKWIPSFGLERELDWLKNMDDWLISKKNRYWGLALPIYECKKCGNFEIIGSREELKERAIEGWEEFKGKSPHKPWIDKVKIKCSKCEEVVSRIADVGNPWLDAGIVPFSTLNYFSDRKYWEDWFPIEFICESFPGQFKNWFYSLIVMSTVLEEKPPTKTIFGYASVVDEKGEEMHKSKGNAIWFDDAIGKIGADVMRWIYVKQNPFYNLRFGYHVAEETKRKLLNLLNSYTFFKTYISEEEINNLDINNIKGKNALDKWILSKINGLIDEVNKNLEKYDSTKASMLIENFFIEDLSLWYIRRSRKRFQKPKDKKEKEDAAETLYFVLFNLIKLMAPMVPFLSEQIYLDLKNKNIPEESVHLFDYPKVDKNLIDKKLEEKMNKVREIVTLALSKRKEAGMKVRQPLNNLQINDKEIAEKKELSDLIKEELNVKEVTFGKSLKLDTKITKELKEEGFLREITRAIQEMRKKGGLSKENVIEIHYKGDEKNSNILKKKKNFVKEETLAKDLLEKEKPPYLKEIIKVKGKIFYVERDEKGRFTDITNIRKSIREDMQKKARKKFKRGEELWLGIKKK